The following are from one region of the Chitinispirillales bacterium ANBcel5 genome:
- the glgB gene encoding 1,4-alpha-glucan branching protein GlgB, whose protein sequence is MKALKTSQKIEKVQSGVTLLTDYDIYLFKEGNHFRLFEKLGAHVTTIDNIKGTFFAVWAPNAKYVSVVGDFNSWDSKSHPLTARWDGSGIWEGFIPGLEEGILYKFHLESNVNGYTANRGDPFAFMWEEPPKTAPIIWNLDYEWNDHQWMQTRKEKNSLNAPLSIYEVHIGSWQRKVDEKGVERALSYREMAPELADYVNKLGFTHVEFLPVMEHPFYGSWGYQTTGYFAPTSRYGTPQDFMYLIDYLHQEGIGVILDWVPSHFPGDEHGLAYYDGTCIYEHSDPKKGFHPDWKSYIFNYGRHEVQAFLLSSAMFWIEKFHADGLRVDAVASMLYLDYSRNEGEWIPNEFGGRENLEAISFLKRFNEEIYKSHPDVQTIAEESTAWPMVSRPTYVGGLGFGMKWNMGWMHDTLQYMSKEAVHRKYHHSELTFSMLYAFTENYVLPLSHDEVVHGKGSLVDKMPGDDWQKLANLRILLSYQFNHPGKKLLFMGSEFAQWNEWGHDQSLEWQLAQWERHSGVQQMVSDLNRIYKENKALHFYDFDSKGFEWIDCNDWEQSILGFIRKGPEAQSRVLVICNFTPVVREGYRVGVPLGGFWEEIFNSDAEVYGGSGVGNAGGVKTDDLPWHGQQHSLLITLPPLAAVVFKVAENKDPEESECDQ, encoded by the coding sequence ATGAAAGCATTAAAAACCTCACAGAAAATCGAAAAGGTACAGAGCGGGGTGACGCTTCTGACCGATTACGATATCTACCTTTTTAAAGAAGGTAATCATTTCAGGCTCTTTGAGAAACTGGGAGCACATGTAACTACCATCGATAATATAAAGGGTACATTTTTTGCCGTCTGGGCTCCAAATGCCAAATATGTATCGGTTGTTGGTGACTTCAACAGTTGGGATTCCAAATCCCATCCCCTCACTGCACGATGGGATGGTTCTGGTATATGGGAGGGGTTTATCCCGGGGCTTGAGGAGGGAATCCTCTACAAGTTTCATCTCGAGAGTAACGTTAATGGCTATACTGCTAACAGAGGTGACCCTTTTGCTTTTATGTGGGAAGAGCCGCCTAAAACAGCTCCTATTATTTGGAATCTGGACTATGAGTGGAATGATCATCAATGGATGCAGACCAGAAAAGAGAAAAACAGTCTCAATGCTCCTCTATCGATCTATGAAGTACATATCGGCTCCTGGCAGAGAAAAGTGGACGAAAAGGGGGTAGAGAGAGCACTATCATACCGAGAAATGGCTCCGGAGCTTGCAGACTATGTGAATAAACTGGGCTTCACCCATGTAGAATTTCTCCCCGTAATGGAGCACCCCTTTTATGGTTCATGGGGATATCAGACCACCGGATATTTTGCACCAACAAGCAGATATGGTACACCACAGGATTTTATGTACCTTATCGACTATCTCCACCAGGAGGGTATTGGGGTTATTCTGGACTGGGTTCCCTCACATTTCCCCGGCGATGAACATGGGCTGGCTTATTACGATGGTACCTGTATCTATGAGCACTCAGACCCCAAAAAGGGCTTTCATCCGGACTGGAAGAGTTACATCTTCAACTACGGAAGGCATGAGGTTCAGGCCTTTCTTTTAAGCTCAGCGATGTTTTGGATCGAGAAGTTTCATGCTGATGGGCTTAGGGTTGATGCGGTGGCTTCTATGCTTTACCTCGATTACTCAAGAAACGAGGGTGAGTGGATCCCAAATGAGTTTGGTGGAAGGGAGAACCTTGAAGCGATCTCCTTTTTAAAACGGTTCAATGAAGAGATCTACAAATCCCATCCCGATGTTCAGACTATTGCTGAAGAATCTACTGCCTGGCCCATGGTTTCTCGACCAACTTATGTTGGGGGACTGGGCTTTGGTATGAAGTGGAATATGGGCTGGATGCATGATACGCTTCAGTACATGAGTAAGGAAGCGGTACACAGAAAGTATCATCACAGCGAACTGACTTTCAGTATGCTGTATGCATTCACCGAAAACTATGTGCTTCCTCTCTCCCATGATGAGGTGGTTCATGGCAAGGGGTCACTGGTGGATAAAATGCCTGGTGACGACTGGCAAAAGCTTGCAAATCTGCGTATACTGCTCAGTTATCAGTTTAATCATCCCGGCAAAAAGCTGCTCTTTATGGGAAGTGAGTTTGCTCAGTGGAATGAATGGGGCCATGATCAAAGTCTTGAGTGGCAACTGGCACAGTGGGAGCGCCACAGCGGTGTACAGCAGATGGTTAGTGATCTAAACAGAATCTATAAAGAAAATAAGGCACTTCATTTCTATGACTTCGATTCAAAAGGCTTTGAGTGGATTGACTGTAATGACTGGGAGCAGAGCATACTGGGATTTATCAGAAAAGGTCCTGAGGCACAAAGCAGAGTGTTGGTGATCTGTAATTTCACTCCCGTGGTAAGAGAGGGCTACAGGGTTGGAGTACCTCTGGGGGGATTTTGGGAAGAGATATTTAACAGTGATGCTGAAGTGTATGGAGGAAGTGGCGTTGGCAATGCAGGTGGGGTGAAAACGGATGATCTGCCCTGGCATGGACAACAGCACTCTCTCTTAATTACCCTCCCGCCTCTGGCTGCAGTGGTATTCAAAGTCGCGGAGAACAAAGACCCTGAAGAGTCTGAATGCGACCAGTAA
- the glgA gene encoding glycogen synthase GlgA, whose amino-acid sequence MHGKLNILIVSSEMYPYAKVGGLGDVVSSLPATLKKFGHDVRVVIPRYGSIDIEKSAASVRLESMGVWMGNMEEWCAVFETKSPADVPVYMIEHTHYFDREGLYHDNAMNDYDDNPRRFAFFTRAALQLCKDIGFKPDIVHANDWQTALAPAYLKVWHWNDPVLGGAASLLTIHNVAYQGIYSKEHYDYIGLGWQNFNPEALETYGQVNFLKGGIHFADVVTAVSPTFSKEITSAHGGFGLAPYLSNKGENLMGILNGIDYETWDPSKDPNLPAHFSSKNMKGKRDCKAHLQKSFDLNVDENVALIGAIGRFVDQKGFNLIAEAIEGILNDMHVQFVILGSGESGLQEYFGNLPVRYSGRAGSYIGFDAQRAHLIEAGCDFFLMPSLFEPCGLNQMYSMRYGTLPVVRATGGLEDTVLQYNEATGEGTGFKFSEPNAWALYYTVGLAVATYYDRPAHIKKMKKMAMSMDFSWEKSANKYVEAYNKAIAHKRITDKHSRYYW is encoded by the coding sequence ATGCATGGAAAGCTAAATATTTTAATTGTTTCTTCAGAGATGTACCCGTACGCCAAAGTAGGTGGTTTGGGGGACGTTGTTTCATCATTGCCGGCGACCTTAAAAAAGTTTGGTCATGATGTGCGGGTGGTGATTCCAAGGTATGGCTCTATAGACATAGAAAAAAGTGCTGCATCTGTGCGACTTGAAAGTATGGGTGTTTGGATGGGCAACATGGAGGAGTGGTGCGCTGTTTTTGAGACAAAGTCACCCGCTGATGTACCGGTTTATATGATTGAACACACACACTACTTTGATCGGGAGGGGTTGTATCACGATAATGCAATGAATGATTATGATGATAACCCCCGACGCTTCGCCTTTTTTACCCGTGCTGCTCTTCAGCTTTGTAAGGATATAGGGTTTAAGCCCGATATCGTTCATGCCAATGACTGGCAGACCGCGCTTGCGCCGGCGTATCTGAAAGTGTGGCACTGGAATGACCCTGTACTTGGTGGTGCTGCTTCGCTGCTTACTATTCATAATGTCGCCTATCAGGGGATTTATTCTAAAGAGCATTATGACTACATTGGACTTGGCTGGCAGAATTTTAACCCTGAAGCACTGGAGACCTATGGGCAGGTAAATTTTCTCAAGGGTGGAATCCATTTCGCAGATGTGGTAACGGCGGTGAGCCCTACCTTCTCAAAAGAGATCACCTCTGCTCACGGTGGCTTTGGCCTTGCCCCCTATCTCTCCAATAAGGGTGAAAATCTCATGGGCATTTTAAATGGCATCGATTACGAGACCTGGGACCCATCAAAAGACCCCAATCTTCCGGCTCACTTCAGCTCCAAAAATATGAAGGGAAAAAGGGACTGCAAAGCTCACCTGCAGAAGAGTTTCGACCTGAACGTGGATGAAAATGTGGCTCTGATTGGTGCGATAGGGCGATTTGTTGATCAGAAGGGGTTTAATCTTATTGCCGAAGCAATTGAGGGAATTTTAAATGATATGCATGTGCAGTTTGTGATACTGGGAAGCGGTGAAAGTGGGCTTCAGGAGTATTTTGGAAATCTTCCTGTCCGTTACAGTGGCAGGGCCGGCTCCTATATAGGATTTGATGCTCAACGGGCTCACCTGATTGAGGCCGGGTGTGATTTCTTCCTTATGCCATCTCTCTTTGAGCCATGTGGACTTAACCAGATGTATTCGATGCGCTACGGGACGCTTCCGGTGGTGCGTGCCACGGGGGGGCTCGAAGATACGGTGCTGCAGTACAATGAGGCTACCGGTGAAGGAACAGGCTTTAAGTTTAGTGAACCCAACGCATGGGCGCTTTACTATACCGTTGGGCTGGCAGTGGCTACCTATTACGACAGACCTGCTCATATAAAAAAGATGAAAAAAATGGCTATGAGCATGGATTTTTCCTGGGAAAAAAGTGCAAACAAATATGTAGAGGCTTATAACAAAGCAATCGCTCACAAACGTATTACCGATAAGCATTCCCGCTACTACTGGTAG
- a CDS encoding phosphatase PAP2 family protein encodes MFLTNSLENPSTVPSGKRVKEAFITTVKDPSLWIGTAAAVTLAATRTDKSISKWASENTLVFGSRERAEQVSGYLRTVSIGTTTFLYSLKYMPPGGNYRAQSPLAAFQATLLSSGFTIGTTEFLKRSLKLQRPDYSDFRSFPSGHVAISSLCNTLSINTVESLSFPRSYRVLSSSGLTLLSAATAWARLESGRHHPTDLITGALLGKFFANFFYRSFMGPYQPLDPRFDIRISPEMLQMRLSLQF; translated from the coding sequence ATGTTTCTCACAAACAGCCTCGAAAACCCTTCAACAGTGCCCTCCGGCAAGAGAGTGAAAGAAGCATTTATTACCACCGTTAAAGACCCGTCTTTATGGATAGGTACAGCAGCCGCAGTTACTCTCGCTGCTACCAGAACTGACAAAAGCATCTCCAAATGGGCCTCAGAAAACACACTGGTATTCGGTTCAAGAGAGCGGGCAGAACAGGTCAGTGGTTATTTACGGACTGTGTCCATCGGTACAACAACATTTCTTTATAGCTTAAAATACATGCCCCCGGGTGGTAACTACCGCGCCCAATCACCTTTAGCAGCCTTTCAGGCCACTCTCTTATCCTCCGGTTTTACCATCGGCACTACCGAATTTCTCAAAAGGAGCCTGAAACTGCAACGCCCCGACTATTCAGATTTTAGGAGTTTCCCCTCAGGACATGTAGCAATTAGCTCACTGTGCAATACCTTATCCATCAATACCGTTGAGAGTCTCTCTTTTCCCCGGTCCTACCGAGTACTGTCTTCAAGCGGATTGACCCTGCTCAGTGCAGCCACTGCCTGGGCTCGCCTGGAATCGGGAAGACACCATCCCACCGACCTTATCACCGGAGCACTACTGGGTAAGTTTTTTGCCAACTTTTTTTACCGATCCTTTATGGGGCCCTATCAACCACTTGACCCCCGTTTTGACATCAGAATCAGCCCCGAGATGCTCCAAATGCGCCTTAGCCTGCAATTTTAG
- a CDS encoding discoidin domain-containing protein has protein sequence MIIGDALFKKMAAILLFASMFVFAETEVHVNQVGYELAGPKRAVVQSAAQLAETMAFVVDQSGSVVDSMPLEQGDRVLQWRGGRIFTGIDFTAFEQEGTFRLRVGEVESPEFKVGERLLFTETSYDALVTFFNAYRCTDEAMRDIHIHGSEGQTHDLYGGWFDASGDPGKHLSHLSFSNYFNPQQIPMVVWSILHALELYEDHFGQEGIEEAAWGADYLLRSLSPEGFFYMSAFDNWGGSYGGTSEWEITEWSGPQGERSDGYECGMRQGGGLSIAALARTAANGISGDSSATAYLDGAIRAYQHLKDNPTEYLNDGTWNILDDYCALLAATELYNATAEEQYRADAAQYAASLLDRQTQQGWFFSDDARQRPFYHAAEEGLVPISLVRYAEVTSPSDIETIRDAVKRNLLWYKEISASVHNPFGYAKLYRNPETGIAAGPANGDLARGKTATASSVEENSYFTPDKALDGDTSGHGNRWGSEFNDDEWFQVDLGDVYEIDSVVIFWEDAYAAHYKIQVSTDEETFSDIVEVTDGNGGREQLSFEPVEARYVRMQGIERILEWGGYSIYSFQVFGERGDDQFDPESPQPYFFIAHENETGYWWQGQNARLSSMSAAMAMGSIFADPSGELWREHFYEMSVNQLNWILGNNPFQLCMMYGYGEDTDNYPRYPGTWSIENVKGGICNGITAKRGTISEVDEDFYEASNPYDLEWRVPSDFEQGWRSWRWIEQWLPHNAWYVIAVTSLTDNIENPPVSVNRSSVASVRQQASMKVRNISSTHISLDLGRALDEATPFAIYDVKGRKVFSTTVASGVRNTVISMPRALASGMYVLSLEHRSAPVMLRSVMVR, from the coding sequence GTGATAATTGGGGATGCTTTGTTTAAGAAAATGGCAGCTATTCTCTTGTTTGCTTCCATGTTTGTTTTTGCCGAAACTGAGGTTCATGTAAATCAGGTTGGCTATGAGCTTGCAGGGCCAAAGCGTGCGGTAGTGCAGTCTGCGGCGCAGCTTGCAGAGACGATGGCTTTTGTAGTGGATCAAAGTGGGAGTGTGGTGGATTCGATGCCTCTTGAACAGGGCGACAGAGTGCTTCAGTGGCGTGGTGGAAGAATTTTCACCGGAATCGATTTCACCGCTTTTGAGCAGGAGGGGACTTTCAGGCTCAGAGTAGGCGAGGTGGAGTCTCCCGAATTCAAGGTCGGTGAACGGTTGCTTTTCACCGAAACTTCTTACGATGCTCTGGTAACTTTTTTTAATGCATACCGCTGTACCGATGAAGCAATGAGGGATATACATATCCATGGTTCAGAGGGGCAGACACATGATCTTTACGGGGGATGGTTTGATGCATCAGGAGATCCGGGAAAGCATCTGTCCCACCTCTCCTTTTCAAACTATTTCAATCCCCAGCAGATACCCATGGTGGTTTGGTCGATTCTTCATGCCCTCGAGCTGTATGAAGATCATTTCGGACAGGAGGGTATTGAAGAGGCTGCCTGGGGTGCAGATTATCTGCTCAGATCACTCTCCCCCGAGGGTTTCTTTTATATGTCGGCCTTTGATAACTGGGGAGGCTCATATGGTGGTACTTCGGAATGGGAAATCACCGAATGGAGTGGTCCTCAAGGTGAACGCTCCGATGGCTATGAGTGTGGAATGCGTCAGGGAGGTGGTTTGTCTATAGCTGCTCTGGCAAGAACTGCCGCTAATGGAATATCAGGTGACAGCAGTGCAACTGCTTACCTTGATGGTGCAATCAGGGCATATCAGCACCTCAAGGACAACCCTACCGAATATCTTAATGATGGGACCTGGAATATCCTCGATGATTACTGTGCGCTGCTTGCTGCAACAGAGCTTTATAACGCCACCGCTGAAGAGCAGTACAGAGCGGATGCTGCCCAGTATGCTGCTTCGTTGCTGGACCGGCAAACTCAGCAGGGGTGGTTTTTCAGTGATGATGCACGCCAGCGCCCCTTTTACCATGCCGCCGAAGAAGGGCTTGTTCCCATCTCTCTGGTACGGTATGCTGAAGTTACCAGTCCTTCTGATATAGAAACCATTCGTGATGCTGTGAAAAGAAATCTTCTTTGGTATAAAGAAATTAGTGCTTCTGTTCATAATCCCTTTGGATATGCCAAGCTGTACAGAAATCCCGAAACCGGAATCGCTGCCGGGCCCGCAAACGGTGATCTTGCCAGAGGGAAAACAGCTACCGCGTCAAGCGTTGAAGAAAATTCCTATTTTACACCAGATAAAGCGCTGGATGGTGATACTTCCGGACATGGCAATCGTTGGGGAAGTGAATTCAACGATGATGAATGGTTTCAGGTTGATCTGGGTGATGTTTATGAAATCGACAGTGTCGTTATCTTCTGGGAAGACGCATATGCTGCTCACTATAAGATACAGGTGTCAACAGATGAGGAGACTTTTAGTGATATCGTTGAAGTAACAGATGGAAACGGTGGCAGGGAACAACTGAGTTTTGAGCCGGTTGAAGCCAGGTATGTTAGAATGCAGGGCATAGAGCGAATACTTGAATGGGGTGGTTACTCCATCTATTCCTTTCAGGTTTTTGGTGAACGCGGGGATGATCAGTTTGATCCTGAATCTCCTCAGCCATACTTTTTTATAGCACACGAGAATGAGACCGGCTACTGGTGGCAGGGGCAGAACGCACGTCTCTCATCCATGAGTGCTGCTATGGCAATGGGTTCTATTTTTGCAGATCCCAGCGGTGAGTTGTGGAGAGAACACTTTTATGAAATGTCCGTTAATCAGCTTAATTGGATTTTGGGAAATAATCCTTTTCAGTTATGTATGATGTATGGTTATGGAGAAGATACCGATAACTATCCCAGATATCCGGGAACATGGTCTATAGAAAATGTGAAGGGTGGTATATGTAATGGTATAACAGCAAAGAGGGGTACCATCTCAGAAGTCGATGAAGATTTTTACGAAGCCAGCAATCCCTACGATTTAGAGTGGAGAGTGCCTTCCGATTTTGAACAGGGTTGGCGCAGCTGGAGATGGATTGAGCAGTGGCTTCCCCATAATGCCTGGTATGTGATCGCGGTGACCTCCCTTACCGATAACATCGAAAACCCGCCGGTGTCGGTAAACAGAAGCAGTGTTGCTTCAGTCAGGCAGCAGGCATCAATGAAAGTTAGAAACATTTCATCTACCCACATTTCCCTTGACCTTGGCAGAGCGCTGGATGAAGCCACGCCGTTTGCTATCTACGATGTAAAGGGGAGAAAGGTGTTTTCCACTACTGTTGCCAGTGGGGTACGCAATACCGTTATTTCGATGCCCCGAGCACTTGCATCCGGTATGTATGTCTTAAGTCTTGAGCACAGAAGCGCTCCGGTGATGCTCAGGAGTGTGATGGTGAGATAG